In Leptodesmis sichuanensis A121, the following are encoded in one genomic region:
- a CDS encoding ISAzo13-like element transposase-related protein, with translation MAVGVSAFGILNLDNDELSIYFGQSAETSDFIADCLEWWWQDNQDHYPEIEEWVINLDGGPATRSDRTQFIKRMVELAQTIMLPIRLIYYPPYHSKYNAIERCWAALEQYWNGAILDSVEAAVQWASHMTWKAMNPVVYLVEGIYEKGVKVLAEELADYLPFWQRSEALPKWDITILPD, from the coding sequence GTGGCAGTCGGTGTTAGTGCCTTTGGCATTCTCAATCTCGACAACGACGAGTTGTCGATTTACTTCGGTCAATCGGCTGAAACCAGCGATTTTATAGCCGATTGTTTGGAGTGGTGGTGGCAGGACAATCAAGACCATTACCCGGAGATTGAGGAATGGGTGATCAATTTAGATGGAGGACCCGCCACTCGCAGTGATCGCACTCAGTTCATCAAACGCATGGTTGAACTCGCCCAAACGATCATGCTCCCGATTCGATTGATTTACTACCCGCCTTATCACAGTAAATACAATGCCATTGAACGATGCTGGGCAGCGCTTGAGCAGTATTGGAATGGAGCCATCTTGGATTCGGTAGAAGCGGCAGTTCAATGGGCCAGTCACATGACCTGGAAAGCAATGAATCCAGTCGTTTATCTGGTTGAAGGCATTTATGAAAAAGGGGTCAAGGTATTGGCTGAGGAGCTAGCAGATTATCTCCCTTTCTGGCAACGGTCTGAAGCTCTGCCCAAATGGGATATTACTATTCTCCCCGATTGA
- a CDS encoding translocation/assembly module TamB domain-containing protein: protein MTQIPPPDREPNSEPVSPTRRRQWRRVVVPVGLGLLAGTGAVAWWGWNFVKEQLPPIVAKNLSETLNRPVKVGKVEGLGLNGIRLGPSSIPPTANDTDRATVEAVEASFNPLQTLLTRKLALDVTLIKPDIFLEQQKDGWITTRLKQQEEEGFIELKTMRAREGTVELLALGKTAGKRSPVILNQVNGKVDFLDKNKRFVYELAARSATGGDLDLKGESRLPSQDTKLQVRANNLLLAEVGRLLNLPFDFPKGRGGGNLTVELSPNVKFPPIYGTAQFTDTTMVIPQVPQPFTKATGKLQFRGETLQLDNVNAFYGKAQGVANGTIELGKSINLAVKVKPTSLPDLAKTLKLTLPVPVSGEVTADLKVTGPQEKPILSGVARSTKPGRIDRIDVSQYSTAFKLDTGAEEILIQEVQVTPTAGGRVTGGGRIDLGNKNAAGKLDPKLAFNFLVASVPGDPIAAGYNNGNPPPVKIGPVSAIAEVSGTASAPQTFVRWQAPDATYAGAGEISIANGIITLKNTSFNVAGGTAKVEGVAVNGLWRGVLTASGIPLSRFSPDLKGLFSGQFTASGSLSSFSPANIQAQGTARFSEGISLLQGPLVAQARWNGEKLLLQQATAPGFSADGTIALNFAGTPSVTGIDLNVRLSDFNLQAVAGRLPGNVRASGRADFAGRVTGTPVAPRVDGNLALKNFVLNDVAFDPYLQGRVQYGPGVRLDLRGERDRIAAVLDSQFRPIAFDIRRADAFAQGRTQNGLLLTQIGNFPLELLQGFGFPPQYAPSGQLSGNLAINWDRRTANGDITVLQPGLGYYRANQFSGQISFANGVVTLTNGQLHRGNTLLQIAATANLTGGLEAKSQINVVRGEVQDVLETLQFFDLQDFQHGLHPPNYGTIADLKTVPIDMIRVPIQDQLRRITEIAKLLAQIQKEREDAPLPPLRELNGQFTGTINTTISSKTGIKADFNLQGEDFEWGRFSAKQVVAIGTFDNTNGLTFLPLRLQSDDAVIAFSGQVLGKQQSGQLRVENFPVDQLKAVVALPFKVEGLLNATATLSGSFDNPQVVGSLNLVNGVLNDTPVQSARGNFTYANARLDFTSTLAVVEPEPLYLVGSIPLKLPFASVSPASDAIRLDINVKNEGLALLNVFTDQVSWVDGQGEVSVQVRGTLTNPIANGIARVDNATLKAKALPDPLTNVTGSAQFDADRIRVERLQGAFSDGKIAAAGVIPLANPLATTDPDVQNPLSVALEQIRLNLKGVYQGGVNGNVTVTGTALNPVLGGKVVLSQGQIFLPDQTQTAAAPGTGGQQNAAIEFAGLQLELGRGVTITQPPLLRFAATGNLEINGSLSDLQPQGTIRLLSGQINLFTTQFTLERGYPQTATFTPAYKLDPELNVRMIALVSEVINRRQPTALSSSEILDIPTPATSLGSLQTVRVRAEVRGLASRLSENLKLSSSPPRSEEEIVALIGGSFIDTLGRDPLSGVASLAGSALLNNVQTFIGRALGLSEFRLFPTYSSENNNSRGSTATTTSTLGLAAEAAIDITPALSVTLLKVLTNNQAAQIGLRYRINDNLLLRGSTDFSGDSRATLEYEARF, encoded by the coding sequence ATGACTCAAATCCCCCCTCCAGATCGGGAACCCAATTCAGAACCTGTTTCCCCTACTCGTCGCAGACAATGGCGACGGGTGGTGGTTCCTGTCGGGTTGGGGTTACTGGCTGGAACTGGGGCAGTTGCCTGGTGGGGTTGGAATTTTGTCAAGGAGCAACTTCCACCGATCGTGGCGAAAAATCTCAGTGAAACCCTGAATCGTCCGGTGAAAGTCGGCAAGGTGGAGGGGTTGGGGTTGAACGGTATTCGGTTAGGGCCTTCCTCGATTCCACCAACGGCCAATGATACCGATCGGGCAACGGTGGAAGCGGTGGAAGCATCTTTTAATCCGCTGCAAACTTTGCTCACCCGGAAGTTGGCACTGGATGTCACCCTGATCAAACCTGACATTTTTTTGGAGCAACAAAAGGACGGATGGATTACAACCCGGCTGAAGCAACAAGAGGAAGAAGGTTTTATTGAACTGAAAACGATGCGGGCCAGAGAGGGCACCGTTGAGTTACTGGCTTTGGGAAAAACTGCAGGGAAGCGATCGCCAGTGATCTTGAATCAGGTCAATGGCAAAGTCGATTTCCTGGATAAGAACAAACGATTCGTGTATGAACTGGCGGCTCGATCGGCAACGGGTGGGGATCTGGATCTGAAAGGAGAATCCCGGCTGCCCTCTCAAGACACAAAGCTGCAGGTGCGAGCTAATAATTTGTTGTTAGCTGAAGTTGGCCGCCTGCTCAATCTTCCCTTTGACTTCCCCAAGGGGCGTGGTGGCGGCAACCTCACAGTAGAACTGAGTCCTAATGTTAAGTTTCCACCCATCTACGGCACGGCTCAGTTTACCGATACCACGATGGTAATTCCCCAGGTGCCACAGCCATTTACTAAAGCAACAGGGAAATTGCAGTTTCGGGGAGAAACCCTTCAGCTAGATAACGTGAATGCTTTTTATGGCAAAGCGCAAGGGGTAGCCAATGGCACGATCGAGCTAGGCAAATCCATTAATCTGGCTGTTAAAGTCAAACCCACCAGCCTCCCTGATCTGGCAAAAACCTTGAAACTGACGCTGCCTGTTCCGGTGAGCGGTGAAGTAACGGCTGACTTAAAGGTGACTGGCCCCCAGGAAAAACCTATTCTCAGTGGAGTGGCCCGCAGTACGAAGCCGGGTCGCATCGATCGCATCGACGTGAGCCAATACAGTACCGCCTTCAAGCTGGATACAGGGGCGGAAGAAATTTTAATTCAGGAGGTGCAGGTAACTCCTACCGCCGGAGGGCGGGTTACTGGAGGAGGCCGTATTGACCTGGGGAACAAAAATGCTGCAGGCAAATTGGATCCTAAGCTGGCCTTTAACTTCCTGGTCGCCAGTGTGCCGGGAGATCCGATTGCGGCGGGCTACAATAACGGCAATCCGCCCCCCGTCAAGATTGGCCCTGTCAGTGCGATCGCTGAAGTTTCGGGAACGGCCAGTGCACCACAAACCTTTGTTCGCTGGCAGGCTCCTGACGCTACTTATGCAGGTGCCGGTGAGATCTCGATCGCCAACGGGATAATCACTCTAAAGAATACGTCCTTTAACGTCGCAGGCGGCACGGCCAAAGTGGAAGGGGTAGCGGTCAATGGACTGTGGCGCGGTGTACTCACGGCCAGTGGCATCCCCTTAAGTCGCTTCTCCCCAGATTTAAAGGGATTATTCAGTGGTCAGTTCACAGCGTCTGGCTCCCTGTCTTCCTTCAGTCCTGCCAACATTCAGGCTCAGGGAACGGCCCGCTTCTCTGAAGGGATTTCCTTATTGCAAGGCCCTTTAGTTGCCCAGGCCCGCTGGAATGGTGAGAAGCTGTTATTGCAGCAAGCCACTGCACCCGGATTTAGTGCCGATGGAACGATCGCCCTCAATTTTGCAGGGACTCCATCCGTAACCGGGATAGATTTGAACGTTCGCCTCAGTGACTTCAACTTGCAAGCAGTGGCTGGTCGCTTGCCGGGAAATGTCCGAGCTTCCGGTAGGGCTGATTTTGCGGGACGGGTGACGGGAACTCCGGTGGCTCCTCGCGTGGATGGCAATCTGGCCCTGAAAAACTTTGTGTTGAACGATGTCGCCTTTGATCCCTACCTGCAGGGTCGAGTACAGTACGGGCCGGGGGTAAGACTGGATTTACGAGGAGAGCGCGATCGGATTGCCGCCGTGTTAGATTCCCAATTTCGTCCTATTGCCTTCGATATTCGGCGAGCAGATGCTTTTGCCCAAGGGCGCACCCAGAACGGCCTCTTGCTGACTCAGATTGGCAATTTTCCGCTGGAATTACTCCAGGGATTTGGGTTCCCTCCCCAGTATGCACCCAGTGGCCAGTTAAGCGGCAATCTGGCAATTAATTGGGATCGACGAACCGCAAATGGGGATATCACTGTTTTGCAACCAGGCTTGGGATACTATCGTGCGAATCAATTTAGTGGTCAGATCAGCTTCGCGAATGGCGTGGTGACCCTAACCAATGGTCAACTGCATCGGGGCAATACCCTGCTTCAGATCGCGGCCACCGCTAACCTGACCGGAGGATTGGAGGCCAAGAGTCAGATCAATGTGGTCAGGGGAGAAGTGCAGGATGTGCTGGAAACCTTGCAATTTTTTGACTTACAGGACTTTCAGCACGGCCTCCACCCCCCCAACTACGGCACGATCGCCGATTTAAAAACCGTTCCGATTGACATGATCAGGGTGCCGATTCAGGATCAGTTGCGTCGGATCACCGAGATTGCAAAGCTCCTGGCTCAGATCCAAAAAGAGCGGGAAGATGCGCCACTTCCTCCCTTGCGAGAGCTGAACGGCCAATTTACAGGCACGATTAACACCACCATTTCCTCCAAAACGGGAATCAAGGCGGACTTCAATCTGCAAGGTGAGGACTTTGAATGGGGGCGCTTTTCGGCCAAGCAAGTGGTGGCGATCGGCACGTTTGACAATACAAATGGCCTTACCTTCCTACCCCTGCGCTTACAGTCTGACGATGCCGTCATTGCCTTTTCGGGGCAGGTGTTAGGGAAGCAACAATCAGGACAGTTGCGAGTGGAAAACTTCCCCGTTGACCAGTTGAAAGCCGTAGTCGCTCTACCCTTTAAAGTTGAAGGACTGCTGAATGCGACGGCAACCCTTTCTGGCAGTTTTGACAATCCCCAGGTTGTTGGTTCTCTGAATCTGGTAAATGGGGTACTCAACGATACGCCTGTCCAATCAGCCCGAGGCAACTTTACCTATGCCAATGCTCGCCTGGATTTCACCAGTACGTTGGCCGTGGTAGAACCAGAGCCGCTATATCTTGTGGGCAGCATTCCCCTCAAGCTGCCATTTGCCAGTGTGTCTCCAGCCAGTGATGCCATCCGTCTAGACATCAACGTCAAGAATGAGGGACTGGCTCTGCTGAACGTCTTTACAGATCAGGTTAGTTGGGTGGATGGCCAGGGTGAGGTGAGTGTTCAGGTACGGGGAACGTTAACCAACCCGATCGCCAACGGGATTGCCAGAGTAGACAATGCCACGCTCAAAGCCAAAGCTCTTCCAGATCCGCTCACCAATGTCACTGGAAGCGCTCAGTTTGATGCCGATCGCATTCGGGTGGAGCGCTTGCAAGGGGCGTTTAGTGACGGCAAGATTGCCGCGGCTGGTGTCATTCCCCTGGCAAACCCCCTGGCCACTACCGATCCGGATGTACAAAACCCATTATCCGTAGCTTTAGAGCAGATTCGCCTGAATTTGAAAGGGGTTTACCAGGGCGGGGTTAATGGCAACGTTACAGTGACGGGGACGGCTCTCAATCCAGTTCTCGGTGGCAAAGTAGTCCTGAGCCAGGGACAAATCTTCCTCCCAGATCAGACCCAAACGGCTGCAGCACCAGGAACGGGGGGCCAACAAAACGCCGCGATCGAGTTTGCAGGCTTACAGTTGGAACTGGGCCGAGGAGTTACGATTACCCAGCCTCCGCTGCTTAGGTTTGCTGCCACAGGTAATTTGGAAATTAATGGCAGCTTGAGTGATTTACAACCGCAAGGCACGATTCGGCTCCTATCTGGGCAAATCAACTTGTTTACTACTCAATTCACGTTGGAACGGGGCTATCCACAAACAGCCACCTTTACTCCTGCCTACAAACTGGATCCAGAACTCAATGTCCGGATGATTGCCCTGGTTTCCGAGGTCATCAATCGTCGCCAACCTACAGCCCTCAGTTCCTCTGAAATTCTCGATATCCCGACTCCAGCAACCAGTTTGGGATCTTTGCAAACAGTACGGGTGCGGGCGGAAGTACGGGGGTTAGCCAGCCGTTTGTCTGAAAACCTCAAATTATCGAGTAGTCCACCCCGGAGTGAAGAGGAAATTGTGGCCCTGATTGGGGGCAGCTTTATTGATACTCTCGGTAGAGATCCGTTATCCGGGGTCGCCAGTCTGGCAGGCTCAGCATTGCTGAATAATGTTCAAACATTCATTGGCCGAGCATTAGGGTTGAGCGAGTTTCGGCTTTTCCCCACCTACAGCAGTGAAAATAACAATAGTCGGGGAAGCACAGCAACAACAACTTCAACGCTGGGATTGGCTGCAGAAGCGGCGATCGATATTACCCCTGCCCTCTCTGTCACCTTACTCAAAGTATTAACCAACAATCAGGCTGCGCAAATTGGTTTGCGTTATCGCATCAACGACAACTTACTATTGCGCGGTTCAACCGATTTTTCAGGAGACTCTAGAGCCACGCTGGAATACGAAGCAAGATTTTAG
- the hflX gene encoding GTPase HflX — protein sequence MARVPIEPVYGNLQGIKSSQLKQLQRLYQQRLPGDCFTTPEFAQRIAAISTDLGQPVCVYINRRGQVIRVGVGTLRQTRIPPLELPRYGAERLSGIRCISTQLKLEPPSESTLTMMAIQRLDALVVLTLTGGGFERRGGGATGYIKETYLAHLVPHPETNWTVSPPLSLDVLTGQDFSSLVEGLEEEFRREFVGQAVDQQGDRVLLVGLQTDGITAQRFQDGLEEVTRLVETAGGEVLQILKQRRSHPHPQTVVGEGKVEEIARAVQTIGANLIVFDRDLSPAQVRNLETQIGVRVVDRTELILDIFAQRAQSGAGKLQVELAQLEYRLPRLTGRGQAMSRLGGGIGTRGPGETKLETERRAIQRRISRLQQEVDQLQAHRARLRQQRQHREVPSVAVVGYTNAGKSTLLNVMTNAEVYTADQLFATLDPTTRRLVVPNPLNQEPLQILLTDTVGFIHELPPSLMDAFRATLEEVTEANALLHVVDLSHPAWQSHIRSVMSILSEMPIAPGPALLVFNKIDQVDGDTLALAQEEHPQAVFISASERLGLETLRQRLGQLVHYAVSC from the coding sequence TTGGCCAGAGTACCTATCGAACCAGTCTACGGAAATCTGCAAGGCATCAAGTCCAGTCAACTCAAGCAGTTACAGCGGCTTTATCAACAACGGCTGCCAGGGGATTGTTTCACAACTCCCGAATTTGCCCAGCGAATTGCCGCAATCAGTACGGACTTAGGTCAACCTGTTTGTGTCTACATCAATCGCCGGGGGCAGGTGATTCGGGTCGGGGTGGGAACCTTGAGGCAAACCCGGATTCCCCCACTGGAACTGCCGCGCTACGGGGCAGAACGATTAAGCGGGATCCGCTGTATTTCCACTCAGCTTAAATTGGAGCCTCCCAGCGAATCGACCCTGACCATGATGGCGATTCAGCGATTGGATGCCCTGGTGGTATTGACATTAACGGGGGGTGGCTTTGAACGGCGGGGGGGCGGCGCGACCGGGTACATCAAGGAAACTTACCTGGCCCATCTCGTGCCTCATCCAGAGACGAACTGGACGGTTTCACCTCCACTCAGCCTGGATGTGCTGACGGGTCAAGATTTTTCTAGCCTGGTAGAAGGCTTAGAGGAAGAATTCCGACGCGAATTTGTCGGACAGGCGGTGGATCAGCAGGGCGATCGTGTCCTACTGGTCGGTTTACAAACAGATGGCATCACGGCCCAGCGCTTTCAGGATGGGTTGGAGGAAGTCACGCGGCTGGTAGAAACGGCAGGCGGAGAAGTCTTACAAATCCTGAAGCAACGCCGTTCCCATCCCCATCCCCAAACCGTGGTGGGCGAGGGCAAAGTAGAAGAGATTGCCCGTGCTGTGCAAACGATTGGTGCGAATTTGATTGTCTTCGATCGGGATCTCTCTCCCGCTCAGGTGCGCAATTTAGAGACTCAGATTGGGGTGCGAGTGGTCGATCGCACGGAATTGATTCTGGACATCTTTGCCCAACGCGCCCAGTCAGGAGCTGGAAAATTACAAGTAGAACTGGCCCAATTGGAATATCGCTTACCCCGACTGACTGGCCGAGGACAGGCGATGTCTCGATTAGGAGGCGGAATCGGCACACGGGGGCCAGGGGAAACCAAGCTGGAAACAGAACGACGAGCGATTCAACGGCGGATTTCCCGCTTGCAACAGGAGGTAGACCAATTGCAAGCCCACCGTGCCCGTCTGCGGCAACAGCGCCAGCATCGAGAAGTGCCGTCTGTGGCGGTGGTTGGCTATACCAATGCGGGTAAGTCTACCTTATTGAATGTGATGACCAATGCTGAGGTATACACAGCCGACCAGTTGTTTGCCACCCTGGATCCCACTACTCGCCGCCTGGTTGTTCCCAATCCCCTCAACCAGGAACCGTTGCAGATTCTGCTCACAGACACCGTGGGATTCATTCATGAACTGCCCCCGTCCTTAATGGATGCCTTCCGGGCAACGTTGGAAGAAGTCACAGAAGCCAACGCCCTGCTGCATGTGGTGGACCTATCTCATCCCGCGTGGCAGAGTCATATTCGATCGGTGATGAGCATTCTGTCGGAAATGCCGATTGCCCCTGGCCCAGCCCTGCTTGTCTTTAACAAAATCGATCAGGTGGATGGAGACACTCTGGCCCTGGCACAAGAAGAACATCCCCAGGCGGTTTTCATCTCAGCCAGTGAGCGTCTGGGTTTAGAAACCCTACGTCAGCGGTTAGGGCAGTTAGTCCATTACGCGGTTTCCTGTTAA
- the psbA gene encoding photosystem II q(b) protein, with amino-acid sequence MTTTLQRQERSNVWQNFCEWVTSTNNRLYVGWFGVLMIPTLLTATICYIIAFIAAPPVDIDGIREPVAGSLLYGNNIISGAVVPSSNAIGLHFYPIWEAASLDEWLYNGGPYQLIVLHFLIGVFCYMGREWELSYRLGMRPWICVAYSAPVAAATAVFLIYPIGQGSFSDGMPLGISGTFNFMFVFQAEHNILMHPFHMLGVAGVFGGSLFSAMHGSLVTSSLVRETTETESQNYGYKFGQEEETYNIVAAHGYFGRLIFQYASFNNSRSLHFFLGAWPVIGIWFTALGISTMAFNLNGFNFNQSIIDSQGRVVSTWADVLNRANLGMEVMHERNAHNFPLDLAAGEATPVALTAPQING; translated from the coding sequence ATGACCACGACCTTACAACGCCAAGAGCGTTCAAACGTGTGGCAGAACTTCTGCGAGTGGGTCACCAGCACCAACAACCGCCTCTACGTAGGCTGGTTCGGCGTCCTGATGATCCCCACCCTGCTGACAGCCACCATCTGCTACATCATCGCCTTCATCGCGGCTCCCCCCGTTGACATCGACGGCATCCGGGAACCCGTAGCAGGCTCACTCCTGTATGGCAACAACATCATCTCCGGTGCGGTTGTGCCTTCCTCTAATGCCATCGGTCTGCACTTCTACCCCATCTGGGAAGCGGCATCCCTGGATGAGTGGCTGTACAACGGTGGCCCCTACCAGTTGATCGTGCTGCACTTCCTGATCGGCGTATTCTGCTACATGGGCCGGGAATGGGAATTGTCCTACCGACTCGGGATGCGCCCCTGGATCTGCGTGGCCTACTCTGCCCCTGTGGCAGCGGCGACAGCGGTGTTCTTGATCTACCCGATTGGACAAGGCTCCTTCTCCGATGGGATGCCCCTGGGGATCTCTGGTACCTTCAACTTCATGTTCGTGTTCCAAGCAGAGCACAACATCCTGATGCACCCCTTCCACATGCTGGGCGTTGCTGGGGTGTTTGGTGGTAGCTTGTTCAGTGCGATGCACGGTTCCTTGGTAACCTCCAGTCTGGTGCGTGAGACCACCGAAACCGAGTCTCAGAACTACGGCTACAAGTTCGGTCAAGAAGAAGAGACCTACAACATCGTGGCGGCTCACGGCTACTTTGGTCGGTTGATCTTCCAATATGCCAGCTTCAACAACTCCCGCAGCTTGCACTTCTTCCTGGGTGCATGGCCTGTGATTGGGATCTGGTTCACGGCATTGGGCATCAGCACGATGGCGTTCAACCTGAACGGGTTCAACTTCAACCAGAGCATCATCGACTCTCAAGGTCGTGTGGTGTCCACCTGGGCGGATGTGCTGAACCGGGCGAACCTGGGGATGGAAGTGATGCACGAGCGCAACGCTCACAACTTCCCGCTCGATTTGGCGGCAGGTGAAGCGACTCCCGTAGCGCTGACCGCTCCTCAAATCAACGGTTAG
- a CDS encoding DUF1815 family protein, protein MFIRLAEQHRQFVQDLVMNLQALATVLERQGYLASCYTCGGQMNSASFMVSLADNHLIRFLVSDYGITWTEMRDDRELMKLEGAEAISQLQELANLVKYQIKPSQYRPTLALESVG, encoded by the coding sequence GTGTTCATCCGTCTAGCAGAACAACACCGCCAGTTCGTTCAGGATCTGGTCATGAATCTTCAAGCGCTGGCCACTGTTTTGGAACGGCAAGGCTATCTGGCCTCCTGCTACACCTGTGGCGGTCAGATGAATAGCGCGTCTTTTATGGTGAGTCTGGCAGATAACCACCTGATTCGCTTTCTAGTATCGGACTATGGCATCACCTGGACTGAAATGCGCGACGATCGCGAACTGATGAAGTTGGAAGGAGCGGAAGCAATTAGCCAACTACAGGAACTGGCCAATCTGGTGAAATATCAAATCAAGCCCTCTCAGTATCGACCCACGCTCGCGCTTGAAAGCGTGGGTTAA